One part of the Xylanimonas allomyrinae genome encodes these proteins:
- a CDS encoding Ig-like domain-containing protein, giving the protein MSAAAVITASFLVGVTPTTASAATNAPQVQTLLANTLVDQQDDEIRIDLVLQVPADSVNLNANPGGTSDWNTTHLRVEFAFQGGPTPNMDMVYINTLSGGAQGAQLEAQNTGQAWTVHKVIKSGAYDYLVMSLEGDMGAPSMYDYSDPGGVQGPLGLRFTLWNNGQASSTPTSYNVPTTYFSSTPRAENVSGPVIPTPFDGSYALNPSSQVNWGTTLDYGINFGGIGGNPGAGILGPNTYGVEIKNPAFNPANGTLSGPNCSVSDSFWYEWVYQDNSPITAINTAPVHVTGITPNQLGSAAYRVVNATQTGYGMQPSGFVNHGQPGLTPNGAMKADGSIDFNQVKAADDPSDTGYYKLLVWPEAHDPATVTSTQANRPCPSYPDAAAAAGAVDQAQVLATQFYKFDLQRPAAPTITSPASQSTVADTTPTISGTGVPGDSITIKNGNTILLNGYGADASVIVGADGKWSWDLTPALAAGTYVLTAEQTERDSGFYMTSDPASTTFRIASPDPSKSTLTLDKTTAIANGTDAVTATVLVQDANGGIAGLADSVSLKVPAGVSVTGPVDAGGGSYTFKLTSNDVITNGTVQAFLDMSGTPTKVGIDKTVSFTVSDPDVTKSSWVVDKVSAAADGTEEITATVTVKDTQEHAVPGATVALQVPSDVTSVSPTVDNGDGTYTIKMKSSKVVVNGAVKAVVTVRGSPAEILPAKTVSFTAGAADAAHSSFDVSPTAVTTDVAAGVPVTVTTADASGHPVPGQVTLTAPNGALIKLADGTTAPSATVQTDANGRGTAAVVSDKPGSFTITASIGANAVSKLLNDTATFTVGAPSAAKSTFVITPDNATTKLPASGKDAYTGTVTVNDAHGVAVPSAPVKLTVPAGLTAKVNGSAVTDGQTVTAGADGKVVITYTTTAGGSYSVGAFVNSADRVGDAEILQFESTEPDTNNPNTKWVLLDSPATADGQDTATVQITLRDSGDLPVKDLPAASFRIDTDSAVQVSTVTQSSTPGTYTATLKSTKSGTYPVSVQVMSNGTFKTVSTSPQNVVFEAGPASAAQSTIQVTTGAVEVGGTHDVTVTVKDANGNAAKAGETVQLTAATGLHFTGSCSGTTCQVTTDANGIAKATVSSDTAGTYAVTATIGGTSVPIVKDGSNNPLNTATYKEGVAVAANSDWVVTGSAPKKADGKDAYTGKFTAKDAKGNLVPGTSVTIRVPSDVQTRDAGDHLLANSGGTVTVTTGSDGTVTVSFVTLKANASPGYPVSAALGGSQVDSETNLVFVGTDPDVTNSGTKWELAGSPATADGKDSVTATIHLVDANGNPVAGAVKVTPSSSDVKASAPVAVSGQPGVYTVELTSTKKGQYTGSAFVTVGGDDKQINPASLSYEFVSGPVSVQTSGYSVSSGQVAADDTATHTVTATIKDASGNPVSGERVTFNVVSPAHFSNGAQAIDVQTDANGVATAPIASATAGRYAVTARVAAGNLTGAAGATDALFAVGAADATKSTWQVTGAGPKKADGIEAYTGTFQANDATSNPVPYTTVTIKVPAEVTVTDSSSRTLTRDAGAGTVTVVTDDKGKATVTFTSKAAGSYAGVGAYLGSTQVGADSTLEFVAGNVDASKSTFSVATTDGSATVVADGRASWTATIVAKDGSGNPVSGVASQLSVSSSAGNVVKIGQVVEDPAHPGTYTALITSTTPNTTADPSYPVTAKTGTSQIGQEQDVVFVTGAPVGSMSDLTAAPTSVRAGGTAKSTVTVRLRDAQGHALTTSGGDVEIYVVDGEGSVSSTTDNGDGTYTATVGSLVEGTGVVSFRLNGAAVPSKSVTISFTDATAPSAPVVNPTNGKTVTGTGETAGDTITVKSGDSVLCTAKVQSDGSWSCTPAPAPADGTKLSVTETDPTGNESPATQVTVDAKVPGKPVVDPTDGSKVTGKAEPGSTVTVTDPATGAELCTVKADLTGKFTCTPDEPIADGTTVEVTAKDAAGNESAPTEVTVDSAAPKAPVVDPSNGGEVTGSAEPNSTVKVTDPETGDVLCTAKADATTGRFTCDLVPDVTEDGTNLEVTATDPTGNESPATEVTVDTAAPAAPAVNPTNGKTVTGTGETAGDTITVMSGDSVLCTAKVKSDGTWGCNPSPTPTDGTTLSVTESDASGNTSPATQVTVDAKAPGKPVVDPTDGSKVTGKAEPGSTVTVTDPATGAELCTAKANATTGKFTCTPDEPIADGATVEVTAKDAAGNESAPTEVTVDSAAPKAPVVDPSNGGEVTGSAEPNSTVKVTDPETGDVLCTAKADAQGKFTCEPDPAIEDGATVEVTATDPAGNKSPATDVTIDASAPAAPEVNPTNGKTVTGTGETPGDTITVKSDDTTLCTAKVKADGTWSCTPLPTPGDGAELTVTETDPTGNVSDSTTVTVDATAPKAPKVDPTNGDKVTGVAEPDSTVKVTDPETDVVLCTAKADSRGNFTCTPEDPIADGTTVDVTATDPAGNVSNPTEVTVDGSAPGSPVVDPSNGSNVGGTGETPGDKITVTDDEGTTLCTATVQADKTWSCTPQPTPEDGDEITVTETDKTGNESGETTKVIDATAPDAPVVNPSKGDKVTGSAEAGSTVTVTDPETGDVLCTATATSAGKFSCAINPAVPNGTQLEATATDPAGNVSDPTEFTTDSKAPGKPQVNPSDGASFTGKAEPGSTVTVTDPETGDVLCTAKANATTGRFTCTPDEPIADGVTVEVTATDPAGNESRPTEVTVDSTAPAAPVVDPSNGEKVTGKAEPGSTVTVTDPSTGDLLCKATADAQGTFTCTPNPAIEDGATVEVTATDPAGNESPATDVTVDASAPAAPTVAPTQGDKVTGTAEPGSTVTVTDRGTGEVLCTAKVNTAGKFTCDVDPDAPNDTVLDVTATDKAGNTSPATTVTTDSLAPDAPVVNPGNGSVVRGTAEPGSKVVLKDATGKVLGTVTADEDGEWSITPNRALTPGEEVSATATDAAGNVSDKATALVLGEAGHPGLHVTVDAVAKDANGATAASIDSVYDTVKVTFTVTNTGDETVSGLTIAPSFPLGHADGLSDIACPSWELAPGAAVTCSAIYDVTQVDLDNGTVTVAAVVTGDAHAADGVTVTKVTSNRSDDSVTVSGVSVGAKLVKSAKVTRTVNGQPTVVARANRVGDTVTYVFTLYNTGGVTLTRPQVSDPLAGLSAVDCPATQAIAPGENLACTATYQVTQADLAAGQIVNTATATLQAPAAVGRSVNTAASSVVIPTRAATDDSDGDGIPDVDEGDGDTDGDGIPDYQDPDSDGDGIPDVDEGDGDTDGDGIPDYQDPDSDGDGIPDVDEGDGDTDGDGIPDYQDPDSDGDGIPDVDEGDGDTDGDGVPDYQDTDSDGDGIPDRIEGDGDTDGDGVPDYLDTDSDGDGIPDRTEGSGDADNDGIPNFQDTDSDNDGIPDRVEGTGDTDGDGVPDYLDTDSDGDGIPDRQEGNGDTDGDGIPDYKDTDSDGDGIPDRQEGTGDKDGDGIPDYKDNDAQDTDGDGIPDVIEGDGDTDGDGIPDYRDTDSDGDGIPDADEGTGDPDGDGIPNFQDTDSDGDGIPDADEGTGDPDGDGIPNYQDTDSDGDGIPDADEGTGDPDGDGKPNYQDTDSDGDGIPDADEGTGDPDGDGKPNYQDTDSDGDGIPDANEGTGDPDGDGKPNYQDPDSDGDGIPDANEGQGDTDGDGVPDYQDTDSDGDGVPDANEGQGDTDGDGIPDYRDADSWPGSRTTGRGPSFGTGGAGGSAPAPSQAPAGTTLPGVLGEATVIRKRRWAVR; this is encoded by the coding sequence GTGTCGGCTGCGGCCGTCATCACAGCCTCGTTCCTCGTCGGGGTAACCCCCACCACCGCGTCGGCGGCGACGAATGCACCACAGGTGCAGACGCTGCTGGCCAATACACTCGTCGACCAGCAGGACGACGAGATTCGCATCGACCTGGTCCTTCAGGTTCCGGCGGACTCGGTCAACCTCAACGCCAACCCGGGCGGAACCAGCGACTGGAACACGACCCACCTGCGTGTGGAGTTCGCCTTCCAGGGTGGCCCGACGCCCAACATGGACATGGTGTACATCAACACCTTGTCCGGAGGCGCTCAGGGGGCACAGCTCGAGGCGCAGAACACGGGCCAGGCGTGGACCGTCCACAAGGTCATCAAGTCGGGTGCGTACGACTACCTGGTGATGTCGCTCGAGGGCGACATGGGTGCGCCGTCGATGTACGACTACTCCGACCCGGGCGGCGTGCAGGGGCCGCTGGGCCTGCGCTTCACGCTGTGGAACAACGGCCAGGCGTCCAGCACGCCGACGTCCTACAACGTCCCGACGACGTACTTCTCGTCGACCCCGAGGGCTGAGAACGTCAGCGGGCCGGTCATCCCGACCCCGTTCGACGGCTCGTACGCGCTGAACCCGTCGAGCCAGGTGAACTGGGGCACGACGCTTGACTACGGGATCAACTTCGGCGGCATCGGGGGCAACCCCGGGGCCGGCATCCTCGGGCCGAACACCTACGGCGTCGAGATCAAGAACCCCGCATTCAACCCGGCCAACGGCACCCTGTCGGGACCGAACTGCTCGGTCAGCGACTCGTTCTGGTACGAGTGGGTGTATCAGGACAACTCACCGATCACGGCGATCAACACCGCTCCGGTGCACGTCACGGGCATCACCCCGAACCAGCTCGGAAGCGCCGCCTACCGCGTGGTCAACGCCACGCAGACCGGCTACGGCATGCAGCCGAGCGGGTTCGTCAACCACGGGCAGCCCGGTCTCACCCCGAACGGGGCGATGAAGGCTGACGGATCGATCGACTTCAACCAGGTCAAGGCTGCGGACGACCCGTCTGACACCGGCTACTACAAGCTGTTGGTGTGGCCCGAGGCGCACGACCCCGCCACCGTGACCTCGACCCAGGCGAACCGCCCCTGCCCGTCCTACCCGGACGCGGCTGCGGCTGCCGGTGCGGTCGACCAGGCACAGGTCCTGGCCACGCAGTTCTACAAGTTCGACCTCCAGCGTCCGGCTGCGCCGACCATCACGTCGCCCGCGAGCCAGTCGACGGTTGCGGACACGACGCCCACGATCTCCGGCACCGGTGTCCCCGGCGACTCGATCACCATCAAGAACGGCAACACGATCCTGCTCAACGGCTACGGCGCTGACGCGAGCGTCATCGTCGGCGCCGACGGCAAGTGGTCGTGGGACCTGACGCCTGCCCTGGCCGCGGGGACGTACGTCCTGACGGCCGAGCAGACGGAACGGGACTCGGGCTTCTACATGACGTCCGACCCGGCGAGCACCACGTTCCGGATCGCTTCGCCCGACCCGTCGAAGTCGACGCTCACGCTCGACAAGACGACGGCGATCGCCAACGGTACGGACGCGGTGACCGCGACCGTGCTGGTCCAGGACGCCAACGGTGGGATCGCGGGCCTCGCTGACTCCGTCTCGCTCAAGGTTCCTGCGGGCGTGAGCGTCACGGGTCCGGTGGACGCCGGCGGCGGCTCGTACACGTTCAAGCTGACGTCGAACGACGTCATCACGAACGGGACGGTGCAGGCCTTCCTCGACATGAGCGGCACGCCCACCAAGGTCGGCATCGACAAGACGGTGTCGTTCACGGTGAGCGACCCTGACGTGACCAAGTCGTCCTGGGTGGTCGACAAGGTCTCGGCGGCCGCCGACGGCACCGAGGAGATCACCGCGACCGTGACGGTCAAGGACACCCAGGAGCACGCTGTCCCGGGTGCGACGGTCGCGCTCCAGGTTCCTTCCGACGTCACGTCGGTCTCCCCGACCGTCGACAACGGCGACGGCACCTACACGATCAAGATGAAGTCGTCCAAGGTCGTCGTCAACGGCGCCGTCAAGGCCGTCGTCACGGTGCGCGGCTCCCCGGCGGAGATCCTGCCCGCGAAGACGGTGAGCTTCACCGCCGGTGCGGCAGACGCCGCCCACTCGTCCTTCGACGTCTCGCCCACCGCGGTGACCACGGACGTGGCCGCGGGCGTGCCGGTGACCGTCACGACGGCGGATGCGAGCGGCCACCCGGTGCCCGGTCAGGTCACCCTGACGGCTCCGAACGGTGCGCTCATCAAGCTCGCCGACGGCACCACGGCCCCGAGCGCGACGGTGCAGACCGATGCGAACGGTCGCGGGACGGCTGCTGTCGTCTCCGACAAGCCGGGTTCCTTCACGATCACTGCCAGCATCGGCGCGAACGCCGTCAGCAAGCTGCTGAACGACACGGCGACCTTCACGGTGGGAGCACCGTCCGCGGCGAAGTCGACCTTCGTCATCACCCCGGACAACGCGACCACGAAGCTTCCTGCCTCGGGCAAGGACGCGTACACCGGCACCGTGACCGTCAACGACGCGCACGGTGTGGCGGTGCCCAGCGCACCCGTCAAGCTGACCGTGCCCGCGGGGCTGACGGCCAAGGTCAACGGCTCGGCCGTGACCGACGGCCAGACGGTGACCGCCGGCGCTGACGGCAAGGTCGTCATCACCTACACCACGACGGCCGGCGGCAGCTACTCCGTCGGTGCGTTCGTGAACTCGGCCGATCGCGTCGGCGACGCCGAGATCCTCCAGTTCGAGTCCACCGAACCGGACACGAACAACCCGAACACCAAGTGGGTCCTGCTGGACTCGCCCGCGACTGCCGACGGCCAGGACACGGCGACGGTGCAGATCACACTGCGCGACTCCGGGGATCTTCCTGTCAAGGACCTCCCCGCGGCGTCGTTCAGGATCGACACCGACTCTGCCGTGCAGGTTTCCACCGTCACGCAGTCGAGCACGCCTGGCACCTACACGGCGACCCTGAAGTCGACCAAGTCCGGCACGTACCCGGTCTCGGTCCAGGTGATGTCGAACGGCACCTTCAAGACCGTCAGCACCTCGCCGCAGAACGTGGTCTTCGAGGCGGGCCCCGCTTCGGCCGCGCAGTCGACGATCCAGGTCACGACGGGTGCCGTCGAGGTTGGCGGCACGCACGACGTGACGGTGACCGTCAAGGACGCCAACGGCAACGCGGCCAAGGCCGGTGAGACCGTTCAGCTCACCGCCGCGACCGGCCTGCACTTCACCGGTTCGTGCTCTGGCACCACCTGCCAGGTCACGACCGACGCGAACGGCATCGCGAAGGCCACGGTGTCCTCGGACACCGCCGGCACCTACGCGGTGACCGCGACCATCGGCGGGACGTCCGTCCCGATCGTCAAGGACGGGTCGAACAACCCGCTCAACACCGCCACGTACAAGGAGGGCGTCGCGGTTGCGGCCAACTCCGACTGGGTGGTCACGGGATCGGCCCCGAAGAAGGCCGACGGCAAGGACGCGTACACCGGGAAGTTCACGGCGAAGGACGCCAAGGGCAACCTCGTGCCGGGAACCTCGGTCACGATCCGCGTCCCGAGCGATGTCCAGACCCGTGACGCGGGCGACCACCTGCTCGCCAACAGCGGCGGGACCGTGACGGTCACCACGGGGAGCGACGGCACCGTCACGGTGTCCTTCGTGACGCTCAAGGCCAACGCGTCGCCGGGCTACCCGGTGAGCGCGGCACTGGGCGGCAGCCAGGTCGACTCCGAGACGAACCTCGTGTTCGTCGGCACCGACCCCGACGTGACCAACTCGGGCACGAAGTGGGAGCTGGCGGGTTCGCCGGCGACCGCTGACGGAAAGGACTCGGTGACCGCGACGATCCACCTGGTGGACGCCAACGGGAACCCGGTCGCGGGTGCGGTCAAGGTCACGCCGTCGTCGTCGGATGTCAAGGCGAGCGCGCCGGTGGCCGTCAGCGGTCAGCCCGGTGTGTACACCGTCGAGCTGACCTCGACCAAGAAGGGCCAGTACACCGGCTCGGCCTTCGTGACGGTGGGTGGCGACGACAAGCAGATCAACCCTGCGAGCCTGTCGTACGAGTTCGTCTCGGGTCCGGTCTCGGTCCAGACCTCGGGCTACTCGGTGAGCTCGGGTCAGGTCGCCGCCGACGACACGGCGACGCACACGGTGACGGCGACGATCAAGGACGCGAGCGGCAACCCGGTCTCCGGTGAGCGCGTCACGTTCAACGTCGTGAGCCCGGCGCACTTCTCCAACGGTGCGCAGGCGATCGACGTCCAGACCGACGCCAACGGCGTGGCCACCGCTCCGATCGCCTCGGCGACGGCCGGAAGGTACGCGGTCACCGCTCGCGTCGCCGCGGGCAACCTGACGGGTGCCGCGGGTGCGACGGACGCGCTCTTCGCCGTCGGCGCCGCCGACGCGACGAAGTCGACGTGGCAGGTCACCGGCGCGGGCCCGAAGAAGGCTGACGGAATCGAGGCCTACACGGGCACGTTCCAGGCCAACGACGCGACGTCGAACCCGGTGCCGTACACCACCGTGACCATCAAGGTCCCGGCGGAGGTCACGGTCACGGACTCGTCCAGCCGCACGCTCACGCGTGACGCAGGAGCCGGGACGGTCACGGTCGTCACGGACGACAAGGGCAAGGCGACGGTCACCTTCACCTCGAAGGCCGCCGGCAGCTACGCGGGCGTGGGTGCCTACCTGGGCTCGACCCAGGTCGGTGCCGACTCCACCCTGGAGTTCGTCGCCGGGAACGTCGACGCGTCGAAGTCGACCTTCTCGGTCGCGACGACCGACGGTTCCGCGACTGTCGTCGCAGACGGCCGGGCGTCGTGGACCGCGACGATCGTGGCGAAGGACGGCAGCGGCAACCCGGTGTCCGGCGTCGCCAGCCAGCTCTCGGTCTCTTCGAGCGCCGGAAACGTCGTCAAGATCGGTCAGGTCGTCGAGGACCCGGCACACCCGGGCACCTACACGGCGCTGATCACCTCGACCACGCCCAACACGACGGCGGACCCGTCGTACCCGGTGACGGCCAAGACCGGCACCTCGCAGATCGGCCAGGAGCAGGACGTCGTCTTCGTGACGGGCGCTCCTGTGGGGTCGATGTCCGACCTGACCGCCGCGCCGACCTCGGTGCGCGCGGGCGGGACTGCGAAGTCGACCGTCACGGTCCGTCTTCGCGACGCTCAGGGGCACGCCCTGACGACGTCGGGCGGCGACGTGGAGATCTACGTCGTCGACGGCGAGGGCTCGGTCTCGAGCACCACGGACAACGGTGACGGCACCTACACCGCCACGGTTGGCTCGCTGGTGGAGGGCACGGGTGTCGTCTCGTTCCGGCTGAACGGCGCCGCCGTTCCGTCGAAGTCGGTGACGATCAGCTTCACCGATGCCACCGCGCCTTCGGCGCCGGTGGTGAACCCGACGAACGGCAAGACCGTCACGGGTACCGGTGAGACTGCGGGCGACACCATCACGGTGAAGTCGGGCGACTCGGTGCTGTGCACCGCCAAGGTCCAGTCCGACGGTTCGTGGTCCTGCACGCCGGCCCCCGCTCCCGCTGACGGCACCAAGCTGTCGGTCACGGAGACGGACCCGACGGGCAACGAGTCGCCTGCCACGCAGGTGACGGTGGACGCCAAGGTGCCCGGCAAGCCGGTGGTCGACCCGACCGACGGCTCCAAGGTCACGGGCAAGGCCGAGCCTGGCTCGACCGTGACGGTGACCGACCCGGCGACGGGTGCGGAGCTGTGCACCGTCAAGGCCGACCTGACGGGCAAGTTCACCTGCACGCCGGACGAGCCGATCGCCGACGGGACGACCGTCGAGGTGACGGCGAAGGACGCTGCCGGGAACGAGTCGGCACCGACCGAGGTGACCGTGGACTCCGCGGCCCCCAAGGCCCCGGTCGTCGACCCGTCGAACGGTGGCGAGGTGACCGGTTCGGCCGAGCCCAACTCGACCGTGAAGGTGACCGACCCGGAGACCGGCGACGTGCTGTGCACGGCGAAGGCCGACGCGACGACGGGCAGGTTCACGTGTGACCTGGTGCCCGACGTCACGGAGGACGGCACGAACCTCGAGGTCACGGCGACCGACCCGACGGGCAACGAGTCCCCGGCCACCGAGGTGACCGTGGACACGGCGGCTCCGGCGGCTCCGGCGGTCAACCCGACGAACGGCAAGACCGTCACGGGTACCGGCGAGACCGCGGGCGACACCATCACGGTGATGTCGGGCGACTCGGTGCTGTGCACCGCCAAGGTCAAGTCCGACGGAACGTGGGGCTGCAACCCGTCGCCGACGCCCACGGACGGCACCACGCTGTCCGTGACGGAGTCCGACGCCAGCGGCAACACCTCGCCTGCCACGCAGGTGACGGTGGACGCCAAGGCGCCCGGCAAGCCGGTGGTCGACCCGACCGACGGCTCCAAGGTCACGGGCAAGGCCGAGCCTGGCTCGACCGTGACGGTGACCGACCCGGCGACGGGTGCGGAGCTGTGCACGGCGAAGGCCAACGCGACGACGGGCAAGTTCACCTGCACGCCGGACGAGCCGATCGCCGACGGGGCCACCGTCGAGGTGACGGCGAAGGACGCTGCCGGGAACGAGTCGGCACCGACCGAGGTGACCGTGGACTCCGCGGCCCCCAAGGCCCCGGTGGTCGACCCGTCGAACGGTGGCGAGGTGACCGGTTCGGCCGAGCCCAACTCGACCGTGAAGGTGACCGACCCGGAGACCGGCGACGTGCTGTGCACGGCGAAGGCCGACGCACAGGGCAAGTTCACCTGTGAGCCTGACCCGGCCATCGAGGACGGCGCCACCGTCGAGGTGACGGCGACCGACCCGGCCGGCAACAAGTCCCCGGCCACCGACGTGACCATCGACGCCTCGGCGCCGGCGGCCCCGGAGGTGAACCCGACGAACGGCAAGACCGTCACGGGCACCGGTGAGACTCCTGGCGACACCATCACGGTGAAGTCGGACGACACCACGCTGTGCACCGCCAAGGTCAAGGCCGACGGCACCTGGTCCTGCACGCCGCTCCCGACCCCGGGTGACGGCGCGGAGCTCACCGTGACCGAGACGGACCCCACGGGGAACGTGTCGGACTCGACCACGGTGACGGTCGACGCCACGGCGCCGAAGGCGCCCAAGGTCGACCCGACCAACGGTGACAAGGTGACCGGCGTGGCCGAGCCCGACTCGACCGTGAAGGTGACCGACCCGGAGACCGACGTCGTGCTGTGCACGGCGAAGGCCGACTCGCGGGGCAACTTCACCTGCACGCCGGAGGACCCGATCGCCGACGGGACGACCGTCGACGTGACGGCCACCGACCCGGCGGGCAACGTGTCGAACCCGACCGAGGTGACCGTCGACGGTTCGGCTCCGGGCTCCCCGGTGGTGGACCCGTCGAACGGGTCGAACGTGGGTGGCACCGGCGAGACGCCGGGCGACAAGATCACCGTCACGGACGACGAGGGCACGACCCTCTGCACCGCGACGGTCCAGGCCGACAAGACCTGGTCGTGCACGCCGCAGCCGACGCCGGAGGACGGCGACGAGATCACGGTCACCGAGACGGACAAGACCGGGAACGAGTCGGGCGAGACCACGAAGGTGATCGACGCGACGGCTCCGGACGCCCCGGTGGTCAACCCGTCGAAGGGTGACAAGGTGACGGGGTCGGCCGAGGCCGGCTCGACCGTGACGGTCACCGACCCGGAGACCGGCGACGTGCTGTGCACGGCGACGGCGACCTCTGCGGGCAAGTTCTCCTGCGCCATCAACCCTGCCGTCCCGAACGGGACGCAGCTCGAGGCAACGGCGACCGATCCCGCGGGCAACGTCTCGGACCCGACGGAGTTCACCACGGACTCCAAGGCGCCGGGCAAGCCGCAGGTCAACCCGAGCGACGGGGCCTCGTTCACCGGCAAGGCCGAGCCTGGCTCGACCGTGACGGTGACGGACCCTGAGACCGGCGACGTGCTGTGCACGGCGAAGGCCAACGCGACGACGGGCAGGTTCACCTGCACGCCGGACGAGCCGATCGCCGACGGGGTGACCGTCGAGGTGACGGCCACCGACCCGGCCGGCAACGAGTCGCGCCCGACCGAGGTGACCGTGGACTCCACGGCCCCCGCGGCACCGGTCGTCGACCCGAGCAACGGCGAGAAGGTCACGGGCAAGGCCGAGCCTGGCTCGACCGTGACGGTGACCGACCCGTCGACCGGCGACCTGCTGTGCAAGGCGACGGCCGACGCGCAGGGTACGTTCACCTGCACGCCGAACCCGGCCATCGAGGACGGCGCCACCGTCGAGGTGACGGCGACCGACCCGGCCGGCAACGAGTCCCCGGCCACCGATGTGACAGTCGACGCCTCGGCGCCGGCCGCGCCGACGGTGGCACCCACCCAGGGTGACAAGGTCACGGGCACGGCTGAGCCTGGCTCGACCGTGACGGTGACCGACCGTGGGACCGGAGAGGTGCTGTGCACCGCGAAGGTCAACACTGCCGGCAAGTTCACCTGCGACGTCGACCCCGATGCCCCGAACGACACCGTTCTGGACGTGACGGCGACGGACAAGGCAGGCAACACCTCCCCGGCGACGACCGTCACGACGGACAGCCTCGCTCCCGATGCCCCGGTGGTGAACCCCGGCAACGGCAGCGTGGTCCGTGGGACGGCCGAGCCTGGTTCGAAGGTCGTCCTCAAGGACGCCACGGGCAAGGTTCTCGGCACGGTCACGGCCGACGAGGACGGTGAGTGGTCGATCACCCCGAACCGGGCTCTCACGCCGGGCGAGGAGGTCTCCGCGACCGCAACGGACGCCGCTGGCAACGTGTCCGACAAGGCGACCGCGTTGGTCCTGGGCGAGGCGGGTCACCCCGGCTTGCACGTGACCGTGGACGCGGTGGCCAAGGACGCCAACGGCGCGACGGCTGCGAGCATCGACTCGGTGTACGACACGGTGAAGGTCACCTTCACGGTGACGAACACCGGCGACGAGACGGTGAGCGGTCTGACCATCGCCCCGTCGTTCCCGCTCGGTCACGCGGACGGCCTGTCCGACATCGCGTGCCCGTCGTGGGAGCTCGCTCCCGGCGCGGCGGTCACCTGCTCGGCGATCTACGACGTCACGCAGGTCGACCTCGACAACGGCACGGTGACGGTCGCGGCCGTCGTGACCGGCGACGCCCACGCCGCAGACGGTGTGACGGTGACCAAGGTCACCTCGAACCGTAGCGACGACAGCGTCACGGTGAGCGGCGTCTCGGTCGGTGCCAAGCTGGTGAAGTCGGCCAAGGTGACCCGCACCGTCAACGGTCAGCCGACCGTCGTCGCGCGGGCCAACAGGGTGGGCGACACGGTGACGTACGTGTTCACGCTGTACAACACCGGTGGTGTCACCCTCACGAGGCCGCAGGTCTCCGACCCGCTCGCGGGCCTGTCCGCGGTCGATTGCCCGGCGACCCAGGCGATCGCGCCGGGAGAGAACCTCGCCTGCACGGCGACCTACCAGGTCACCCAGGCGGATCTCGCGGCCGGTCAGATCGTCAACACCGCGACGGCGACGCTTCAGGCGCCCGCTGCCGTGGGCCGCTCGGTCAACACCGCGGCGTCCTCGGTCGTGATCCCCACGCGGGCCGCGACCGACGACTCCGACGGTGACGGCATCCCGGATGTCGACGAGGGTGATGGCGACACCGATGGTGACGGTATCCCGGACTACCAGGACCCCGACTCCGATGGTGACGGCATCCCGGATGTCGACGAGGGTGATGGCGACACCGATGGTGACGGTATCCCGGACTACCAGGATCCCGACTCCGATGGTGACGGCATCCCGGATGTCGACGAGGGTGATGGCGACACCGATGGTGACGGTATCCCGGACTACCAGGATCCCGACTCCGATGGTGACGGCATCCCGGATGTCGACGAGGGTGATGGCGACACCGATGGTGACGGCGTTCCGGACTACCAGGACACCGACTCCGATGGTGACGGCATCCCTGACCGCATCGAGGGTGATGGCGACACCGATGGTGACGGCGTTCCGGACTACCTGGACACCGACTCCGATGGTGACGGCATCCCGGACCGGACCGAGGGCTCGGGTGACGCCGACAACGACGGCATCCCGAACTTCCAGGACACCGACTCGGACAACGACGGCATCCCCGACCGCGTCGAGGGCACCGGCGACACCGATGGTGACGGCGTTCCGGACTACCTGGACACCGACTCCGACGGCGACGGCATCCCCGACCGGCAGGAAGGGAACGGCGACACCGATGGTGACGGCATCCCGGACTACAAGGACACCGACTCCGACGGCGACGGCATCCCCGACCGGCAGGAAGGGACTGGCGACAAGGACGGCGACGGAATCCCGGACTACAAGGACAACGACGCCCAGGACACCGATGGTGACGGCATCCCCGACGTGATCGAGGGTGATGGCGACACCGATGGTGACGGCATCCCGGACTACCGGGACACCGACTCGGACGGCGACGGGATCCCCGACGCGGACGAGGGCACGGGTGACCCTGATGGTGACGGCATCCCGAACTTCCAGGACACCGACTCGGACGGCGACGGGATCCCCGACGCGGACGAGGGCACGGGTGACCCTGATGGTGACGGCATCCCGAACTACCAGGACACCGACTCGGACGGCGACGGGATCCCCGACGCGGACGAGGGCACGGGTGACCCTGATGGTGACGGCAAGCCGAACTACCAGGACACCGACTCGGACGGCGACGGGATCCCCGACGCGGACGAGGGCACGGGTGACCCTGATGGTGACGGCAAGCCGAACTACCAGGACACCGACTCGGACGGCGACGGCATCCCCGACGCCAACGAGGGCACCGGTGACCCTGATGGTGACGGCAAGCCGAACTACCAGGACCCCGACTCGGACGGCGACGGCATCCCCGACGCCAACGAGGGTCAGGGTGACACCGACGGCGACGGAGTCCCGGACTACCAGGACACCGACTCGGACGGCGACGGGGTTCCCGACGCCAACGAGGGCCAGGGCGACACCGACGGTGACGGCATCCCGGACTACCGGGACGCCGACTCCTGGCCGGGTTCGCGGACCACGGGCCGCGGTCCGTCGTTCGGCACCGGTGGTGCCGGCGGGTCCGCTCCCGCGCCGAGCCAGGCTCCGGCGGGGACGACCCTGCCGGGCGTGCTCGGCGAGGCCACGGTGATCCGCAAGCGCCGCTGGGCAGTTCGCTGA